The genomic stretch CAAGCTTGTTAACATTAAACATCATCGCACCTGAACAATGAAGAAGTAAGAATAGATAATGAGAAGGAGCGGCGCGTAGTAGCAGGCGATTGAGTACAGCAAGATGTAGCTGCGGTTTTGCCAAGACTTGTCGAAGTAGTCGGTGCCACAGGCAGTCATGTTGCCTTCTGGTACATATCTATAACAAGacgtaaaaaattatgaaatgtcTCCAGTGTACTAAATCGAGTTGTAAATGATGAAGTAAGTTCCATTTTGATGGTTCAAAATATTGCGTATGCTCTTCTAACCTGCCCCATCCGAACAGTGGTGCAATGGTCCAAGCCAACGAGAAGACCCAGATGCCGAATACTCGAAGCAGTGCACCGTTGATGGTCATTGGCTTTGCGGCGATGCCCTTTACGATCACATTGTAGCGGTCGAAAGCGATCATCGTCATCGTCCAGATTGATACACATCCAAATAGCGAACCCGCGCAGGCATAGAGCTGGCATGCAAACGGTCCTAATTGGaagaaaatagttttaaatagttcGTACACTGTTGTAGTTGACGTAAAACAATGCTCTACTGGATTTCACAAACCAGATTCCAAACCAGATGCttcaatgaaaacaaaatattatttttgatactTTTAAGCATCGAGCTCAATCATTATAAATAGTAAAACTTCCGTTTATACTTACCGAATACCCACGTTTCGTTGTAACAGTTTATCACCATGGGTGGAGACATACAAGCCATCATGAGGAAGTCAGAAAATGCTAGATTAATTACGAGAATGTTTGATGGCGTTTTGAGGGACTGAAATAAGAAATCACAAGTATTAAGACCGCGAAACAATCACTTATTGTATGAATCGAATTCAATTGGTGTAATGCAAACCTTTGTGGTTGTGAAGATGTAGACGACCATTCCGTTGCCGGTAACGGAGACGAAGCCTAAACATCCCATAAAGAATCCGAGAAGGCCGTGCCACAACGGATTCATGGGTGGGAACTGATACCTATAAAATGGGACGTTGACATTTTTAATCCAATGCGATACTTTTAAGTTATGCAATCATAAACTCtcaatattatttaagactagggaaccaaagaaaaaaaaaccaaaaggcCCATTGGGGCCCTTTGAAAAAAGTTGGGGTTCAAAAAATTATGGCaagtcatttattattattattttaatgagatGACTTTGTAACGTTCGTTCGGTTTCGCCtgcttttaattgtttttaaccaCCTATTTATTGAGAAGGAAACAAAAAAAGGATTCGGATCAGTCGAGCTATTTTTAAGTTTTCGCGAGACAAACGAATAAAGAATAAGAAGATAGAAGATGAATATAAGATTGGACTTctatatgataataaattagGTTACCAGTGAGGGTCGATGAGGTGTAGCATATCTGGGAGTACTTTGTCGACAACGGTCTCATTGCTGCCGAAAGCTGCCGCTTGTCCGCCCCACGCTTGCAAAGCTGCCACGCCAGGTCCAGGGTCCATGCTTGTGATTGCCATTTTTGTTTATGGCTTAGTTATGTGTTTCCTATAAAACAGAAGTTCACTTATTATTGTAATACCAATTGTCACACAAAATAGTTCAATAAGCGATAAAGGAAGTcccttttaaagaaaattgcgGACGTCAAAGTATTTTAACGTGTTTTAGCACCaaatttcacataaattaaCTTATCCAATAATTTGAACCGTAACATTACAACAGATTTATTTCGTCCTTAAGGGATATTTTATGgtgttaaaacaaattatttttacaggaCTCACTAAAAAAAAAGGGTTACAGGTGGATAGGTCGCCCCGAGATGGTTAATACCAAAAATACTGAAGAAAATCGCTTGACGAACTACTCCAGTCTTTAGTTTGCTATAACCAATCTCCGGCGGAGATGCTAAGGCGGTGCGGAGGCTACTCGATCTTTGGACCGGTGAACTTGTCTTTTATAATAACAGCAAGGGGATTAAAAGTACCGTCATAAAAAAATCGATATTCATAATTAGATATAGATAATAGGGTGAATACATTACCTGGCAACTGTCTTATACAGGGAGGGCTTTTAcatattgtattaatatttttataactagccACCAACTGCACTCCGCGGATTCACTCGTGTTTATAATgggtaatagtttttttttgtaaatataatatattttgtttatcaaaGTATGTACCATTGCTAATTATGCACTTTTGCCATCTCAAAGATAGCTCATTGATCGCTTTACTAAAAAAACCATTCGGACTGAAATCCATAAAATCTTTGAAGGCTCTTTGGACTGCACCATCGGAGTTGAATTTTTTCCCTTGTAAGAAGCACGGTAATCTGTAAAAGCAAAAGGAGTAGGTGCTGGCCAGATTTAAGAAGGCAGTTCCCGACGCCTGCACTAGTCATGCAAAATGTACTGCTGCTGTAATGTAAGAAATCTGTCAAATATTTTACAGTTACGTTTCAAAATCACCCATTGCATAATCAGCCGTAAGATAAATGATTCGGCTGCGTTTATTTGCTGTTATGCATATATCCTATCTGGTTGTTTTAGAAGTCTTAGGTGTTATTTTTAAGAGTCTAGGCATTGTTGACGATTGATTTTATAAGATGTAGCCAGAGACCCATGTTCTTGGCCTTGTGCCGTTATGTAATGCACCATATTATGCGGCAAAGGTGCGCTAGTCCGTATAAATCCATCTTTCGCTGCTGTGAATGCgtgtaatgaaaatttttaatgaaatagtcacaccgacaaaaaataaataaacagtgtaCAAAAGGCTCTGACAATCAGCAGTCTGCATCGATGATAGACTGCCTGAACTTCTACTTTAtatctatagtttaaaaaataaaactaagttttgttTGTCCGGCTTGCGCTTGACGACTGTCTAGCTCTTAGAGCAGTGATGAGATATTTATTGCTTATGGTCTTGGACAAGTACGAAACGCATTgcttttgcaattttaatacacGTCTTATACTTAGATCGCTTCCTTCTGGTAGTGGCACCAACTCGTTCCGCCAGTGGCACGAGAAGGAATTGTCATTCCTCGTCCTACCACTGAGTCCGGATGATGCTCTACTTAATTTACTTTGGTTTAACTCTAATATTAACAGTATTAACTGTAATGCCCTCTGGCTTTCGTTTTcctgatatattttatatgggTTAGAATCAAAAGAGAAAAGGCGTTTTCTAGGGCAGCGTGTTCCATCTTAAGCATAAAGATTGATTAAAATGCCTGACAAATTTTGTAAACCATTTCATATTCGATGAGTTAAAGAAGAGATAGTACTGTGATCTGCACGCATGTTAGATACAAGGTATAATTGCAGCAAATgagtgatttattttaaattcctattTTGTGTCTGTTTGGCTTCCTTCCTTTTTTATGACTGTGTTTTTAGGCCCagcttattaattattttcattgtcTCATTCCAAAATCTGTGAAACCTCGGGACTTTTTGGAAGTCCTATGTGGGAATCGCACTGGGTCCTCACCCAGTTAGATCCCCGGCAAGCACCTCTTACTTGTCGAAGTTGCATAACTTGttccaagcaattaaatataaattagctAATTGAGGATGCCTGAGAGATCCCCATAGTATTAAAGTAAAACGGTAAAGCGTGTGAAATCCATCAATTTGCACTAAACCAGCGTTGtagacctaaacccttctcttttAGAGACCTGTGCCCCGCTATTGAGTTGATAATGAAAGATATCACAGAAGGAAAAGTTTgtagttttagtattttaaaaattttcgtTATTTCCCCTTCTTTTCGTCTCGAATTACTTAGGGTGTGACGAGTTACGCCGTAGgtataggtaataataaaaagactttagaactaacaatttttatttattatttacatttttattatatagtaggTACGTAATAGTTGATCTGTCGGTTCTGATGCAAAGGATCGCCGcgattttagatattttaattcctgTTAATTTTCcatcaaaataaaagaaaacagatcttttattaatatgtaactTAGCTGAATTTTTTCAATACCACCCTGGCTTTCCTTAAGTCGGTTAATATAGTTACGGCACCACTAAGTAAGTCACTGGAAATATAAGTCTGATAACAAGATTATACACAAACGGCATCGCAAAttcttgaatatttatatttatttctatatattaattattatgcctAAAGTCTAACGTGTAGGTAGAAAGATACCATTACTTAACTCATAGGCCATGGCTACTTAcaaatttctttttgtttatacttgtgtaagtaagtatttaagcCGAATGTTTCAGCGACCCCAccttttatttgtatactagtACCTACTCGTACATACCACGTATTAGTTTACTAATGTGGCTGTAGTAGGCGGGATAAGTAACCTTAACACCTAAACAATTctgctttttaatattaaaattgggCGGGACCTAtttaggtattattatattttctttccaatctatgattttttttattgactcaGTGAAATGTGATCTCACTAAAAGGCTTGAAAAGTTTAATCTTCTAAAGTAGACACGAGTGGAGAGAAGATATGACCGTGCATGTAGCATGTAAGGAACACAACAGTATTCCAGAGACTAGGCAAGAATCTGGAAATGCCTTAAACTATTCAACAGAGGAAGTAAGAGTATTAAGGTCATATTAtgaggaataataaatatgacctCCTTCAGCTCATTATTCAATGGAAAAAGCCGGCAAAACACCAGCTTGTCGAAGAAGAATATCGTGGctaaaaatttttaagaaaagtttttctgtGCAGCTGCGTGCAAAGTCCAGATAGCCTTAATAGTTGCCAACCTCCGATAGGAGGCGGCACTGCAAGAAGAAGAACTGAATGTTTCTCATTCTTAAGAGGTCAGTAAGTCAAGATAGTCACTACCTCTTTTTACTATCCGCTTAGTTATAAAAGTAGGCAAGGCAAGGGGGAAGGTTTCCCCCAGAGCGTTTGGGAGGTCGCCCATGCGAAGGACTGATAGAGTGTAACGAAAAGGAAGATAATAATAGTAGACAGTTCAAGCTGGAAAGAGACGAGGTGTCTGTATTTTTCAACACCTTGTCTGGACGTTCTAGGCCGGGAACAAAGCTGAGAACGGATTGCGGACCAAAGGTGTGCTTCCTCTCTTTGGCGAAACATTTTACCAGCTACGCTACTATTCCCTTCTCTCCGTTCGTCTCCATTTTTGTGTATAGCGAGCGTAAAATAGAAAAGGGACATATAAAGGTTAATAAAGGTCTTGGTAATAATGcctttaattattatatgactTTTATCTTTTcatctgtatttatttaattatttaaggaaTTTTATTCCGATTGTTCAACAAactgtgcgtgcgtgcgtggataattttattttggatgtAATTACTTACTGAAGTCGCCACTCTTTAGCAACTTTACGGTTACAGAAGACAGTGGCTGAGCTGAGGGATATTCGTTATCTGTCAAAACGAATGGCTTAGCAATGCTGACTACGAATCTATCGTTTCATAAAAAATCAGtggttcttaaatttttattctgcaCTCCTATCTGGTCTACCCAAATGTACACAAACCTCTCTCGTCTGTGCCCAGTTAGGTAGACGAATTTGGGAAACACGAGATGGTTATTAGTTTGAAGTACCTTTGTCATCTCACAAAACATCAACGAGGCCAAAGAGTGGgcaacattttcatttattttgttgttccTCATTCCTAACTGCCTTTTAGATCTAGTATATATGTTAGTATTTACTATTTAGTATGTTCTATAAATCAAGGTAAAGGCCAAGGTCCTAGGTTCGTTTCCAAAGGGATTGAAGTTTTTATGTTTCTTCGTAATAGCCCAGCTGGGAAATTGGAAGTGGCCACGGTGAGGTCTCGGAGAGCATGTTATGCCGTCGTCAGTCCTTGTGGTTATCACGAAGATGATGCAATGATGCAGAGTAGTGAGTTGTTGCTCTAAAACCCACTCTTTTATGAGATAGGAGGCCTGGGCCCAGGCGGTTAAAGTTATTTTAGGCAGAGATTATTACTAAGTaagattacaatttttttctgaaaGTCTCTTGTTCCTCTAGTCTTTACTAAGAATCACGGGTCTATCTGTCAATAAACTTGGCAGCTTAGAAATCAAGTTTCTTAGGGCTCGTTAAGccgttcatcatatcaacctattccaggcccactacagggcatgggtctcctactacaatgagaaggtcttaggccgtagtccaccacgctggcccagagcggatcgGTGGACAAACACGCCTattagaacgttatggagaatctcagacatgcaggtttcctcacgatgttttccttcaccgctgaagcaagagGTATTACATataacgctcataacttagaaaagttagaagtgcgtgctgggactcgaactcggccccctaaaagtgaagccgaagtcctaaccactgagctataacCGCTTAAGCCGGTCCGGTAAATAAAGCGGGCCAGATTTTTTTAGTCCAAAATCCCTTTCTCTAAATTTAAATTGGATATGTGTCTAGGAGTGGGACATTAAActcaaaaaaataatgaaaatgatgGTAAATTGGCATCCTTCCCACAGAAGTTCTTAATGCCATTATATTAAGACGAATAATAAAGTTGTACCAAACCGGACGGTTAGATCCAGATCCGGTTCGTTAatcaaaagttttaataatcGTAATCCCCGTTCGTCTAAAATTATCTTGCCAGGTACTAccaatacatttttgttttttctgccttttctatttttttttcttttcagccTTTATCGAATTGCACCGTTGTACGAAACGAATGTTCAAGTAGCACGATCTTACTTCACAAGCAAGAAATTTTTGCTCTCTGCAAAAAGTATAAAGATTTTGTCATggcaaaaagattttttttagttattgatattatattgtacttTATAACTATAAGTAGCAAGGGATATTTAAGCGCACCTTCGTATTAagttgtgaatttttttttcaaatggtaTTGTTAGTACTTTTTATTAGCTGTTTACGTAGGCAAGATAAAAACCCCTTTAATAACTATTTGCAGcttgacttttttttcttttcttgttatGACTCGTcgttaagaatataaaatattaacaactgCTTATATAGCTGGTAAAAGCGTTGTTCTAATTAATAAACTTTGGTCTCTGAGCTCAAATTTTTACACCTTAAGTTTGTACCGCCTGATAGTGTCCCCTTACGGATAGGTATCACAATGACACCAGTACGGTATCAATTATTATTCTCTTGCTTTTGGCTTGCTTCTTGCTTGGCTACAAAAACATTTGTTATTACTACGAAACTTTTTTAATCTGTGGTATTAACAAAACTCAAAAAGCCAGAGCCGGATGTCATAACCTATAAAATTGTTGACATTTGACAAATTGACAATGACAACTATTGACCACAGATCCCAAAGTTTTAAAAGCAAAAGTGGAAGAAGGTTTTGACGTTTTCCGTTTAAAACTATTAGAATTAGAGCCtgagatttgatttgatttattttattctaaaatttaaacaaagacgtatttagatattatttagtaaatatttcCAAGTTAGACCTCATAATTATAAAGCTGCATTTCTAatgaaataacaaacaaagttcGATGGATACCGAAGATCTCGACTTAAGCGGCGAGGAAGAAGAGATCACAGCCGAAACTGTTTTGAAAACACTCCAGAGTGCTTGGCAAAACGAACGGCTAGCTCCGGAAATACTGCCACACCGAAACGACATGGTCGAGTGTATGCTGGGACAGATCCAGCACATGGAACGAAATATCAATAAGCTTCCCAAAACAGACCTTCGTGCGTGTATACATAAAATGGAATTAAATAggattaagtacattatttgcaATTACCTTAAGACAAGAAtaagtaaaatagaaaaattttgtatttcaattGTCAATGAGGAGAAACAACGGATAGAATCTGGAACAAATTATTTAACACCCTCAGAATTTTGGTATGCCCAAGAATATCTAGTGAATATGGAGAATCATTTGAAGAATACAGTATTGAATCATGTCCCTGGTAGGATGCaaacttttgaatttaataaaatggctATTTACCCTAATATGCAATCACACATCTTCTTAAAAGCGAATGACACAATAAATGGAATTGTTTTAGAAGACTTGATAGGTGACCAGGATGAAGAAATAGATTTAGAGGGTAAGTAGTTAACAAAGTGAGTTTTGACCAAAGGGCACACTGACTGCAGAAGCCTGTAGGCTTAGTCATTGTGTTAATATGTACCCATTGCGAAATCTGAGTGGTAGTTGCTTATCTGTATTGAAGCTTTTACACCCTCTCTCCACAAACTAAGCTAATCAAGTAATGTTAATAACAGCTAGTGATGACaataattctgttgtacacaacaCTATCTACTATAAatctgtaatttaaaataaattcagggaaggctaaaaatatatctatctttttCCTAAAGAAGTATTGTACTACCTTATACATGCCAATccagtttagagatttgtgtttTGTGAAAAGACATCATTTAATATTCCATTCTTCCTACCTGCCATTCCTAAAAAAGTGCCAACTTTTTATCGTTTTCACAAATATTTACTTatccttaaaataaaaagaataaaaaagcctttttattATCCTTAATATCTGGTTGATAAATAGTTTTTGGATTGGATGAATTAATATTTCACGTGACacattattttctattataacaaatgctgtattaaataaatttaatttatgataatatttgtaacaaattaactcagaaaaaatattattgtttaaggGCCTCTCTCCAAGTAAAGCCCTCCTCCAGATTTTCCACAGAgccttaataaacttattattaattgtaacagatattttctgatataaaaatatgaaattcagaTTGCAATAAGTACATCCTTACGCAaacacgtacaacaagcgaagcacttacgtgcggaaactgcccagagagaaggagaagaagaaaaagtacctccttttattgtttttaaaagtgCAGAACCTTCTCAAAGTTAGAAACAGCTGTACTGATAATTCTCTGCAACTCAAAATCAATGAAATAATTAGACTTAGAGTACAGCACATACTTGTTTTCTGTTTCAGAGGGCTCACAACATATACTGCAATATAAACCAATAGCAGAATTGGTCAAAAACGGTAAAGTTCAGCTAGTATGATATAAGGCCAAAACTAGgtataatataaagtttttttgaacaacaaattttttattaagctTCTTCCTAGATAATcttatcagaaattataaagagAGAAAATTGTGacattggtgccaattctgttgtgaaccaatatctgaattaaactaaattaacaggtAAAAAATTAGTGCTAGCCTTTTCAACAGGGAATATAGTGAAAAGGGTGGCACTAGTTTTTGACCAGTCTTTTAAATTTCCTTTGGAGAACTGGTTAACAGAATTAATGGTTACTTATCAggttactttttacatttttaattgttgtCTAGAcagacaaaagttttttttggagTCAGGGTAATCTTCAAAACTGCAGAACCTTTTTTGATGGGACTTTCACAGGCAGGGTGtaagattattataaatctatttattgaATCCCCTGAAGGAAAGGGATTAGGAACTCATAGCGGCGAGGGAATAGGAGCATTAACCACCCAAACTGCTCCATTGCCTGCAGGTTGACCAAAGTTATTGTGACAATAATTTCCAGTTGTTCCAAAAAAATGGTTGTCTATTGTAGGTCTAGGTCACAGCATTGgttattacataattttattgattgtatcaaataaaatatgttttattatacttataaaaatataatagcaaTATGCATTGCACtgagaagaaaaataataaatacatttattgtttttaaacatttatttgtcttaatttcaatcaataccatattataacaattaaattcagttacataattaaatatacattaacaTTCTGGgtacaaagttataaaaataatctttcttttgttcatattattagttttgtttGATTTATAAATGCACTTTTCAGTTATAGGGGCTGGGCCAAGTTCCGGCTCTAATgcatgtattatgtatatatacaggAATAgtactaattaaataatataaatttaacttttatataaaaatagtgaGTATACTaagttatttaagtttaaaaaatatatttaagtactttCTTTTAAGAAACCAATTTTTGACATTGAAACTAATGTTGATGTTATTATCAATGAGACGTTATAACAACAATACTGCCTTTTAGGAAAATGTTAGCTAAATTCTCCATTTTCATATTCCTTCAATCAAGAGGAGATTGCTAAAAGTgattagatatttattattttatcattttattttatttctcttatatagtttactgtattttttttatcttgctgTATTTGCATGTGCAATTCGTAAATACGTTACCTATCTTTCTATCTATGTACCgttagtaagtttttttttatacaatgtaTATCATAGACAGGATTTGAGCCTGTTGACTTGCTAAATTGGTTCAACCTAACTGGTTGCAGTTTGCATCACTCAACTGAGTCGGGATGGACTCCTAAGTATAAATAACCTCTGCCCACATATTAGAATAAATCAGTCTGTGTATAACAATTCTGATAAAAAAATCCAATGTTATttccttttaattaaatatatgaaaCAAGTAATAGGCAGAATTTGGTGGTGCAGTCTTTGTATTAGGTACATTGATTGGTCCGCATAGGGTTAagaggttattattattttaatatgcaatTAGCCTTATTTcttaacatattaaaaatattgtataaatacaaattcGGGTACAACTAAGTACAGTATTATTAGATTAATGTCACGTTCATTATTATAGAAATTTCCAtgaaatacagaaaatatataaaatatgccTGTTGTCTTTATCGTATCTGTATACTACAATACATTCGACTCATAACACTTAGCTTGTCTTGgcgcttaaaaaaataatgcctTGTGCATCTCaaccttcgatcaataatatagATTCTAGATGTTCAGTCTTCAAAAATGGTTAACTATTCGTTACTTTGCTATCGAGAAAACCAATGAGACGTGATGTGTGCGTAAGGATCAAAATAGCAAAAAAGAAGAGAACTTAATTTTAAGTAAGgccatacatattattatacctaGGTAGCATGTAATGTAAGCACTCAACATAGAACCTTatgtaaaatcaaaaaaaccggacaattttttgattttttttgatttccgTAAGTATCTGCCAATATAAcaacgaataataaaaaaataaaaaatgttcaaaTTTAGAATGGTAAAGGTAGAACAAACatttaattagtaatttttgctcgaatcttataattttaatactgcACATAGGTACGGAACTCTTCGTGTGCAAGTCTTACTCGTATTTAGCGGTTTTTATTTGCTAGACTATGTGTATTCATATCTATTACATTAGTTATCAAAGTTTAGTAGATACAAAATATGTCAAGCTCTAGGTGTATATAGAcctattatggagggtagaggtaaggagagtcatctgtatttatgaaaaaatgtcgtcaaaatgtattaaattaggatggcgccacatttgcatcagggtaactcttaaaagaagcgccaaatataaatattgttagagtaggcttgaaaaatatacaaggaagtaaggttatatttaccacaatattttgtacaacgtaagttgttgaaattctcaataattaactactttagtcgataatgacattaaattttttaactcggcatacttcaattcatctacgattgctacattcataccataccgcgtgcatccaccagcgccattgtggaggatttttgaactgttatttagcgcatacactggacactttttcaacttttctcccatataagatgactctccttacctctaccctccataagacCTATTCAACTAAACATAGACAAATAGAATttggtttataataataccatAATGAAGACTTTTTCAGCTAGTTTCACATGCTATGCAATCGCATTACCCTGTGGGTGGTAACATTTCATTACGAATACTTATgttatactaaattattattatacaaaattaaacacacttATTCCTTTTCCATAGATGATTATTTCGAGAAAACATTACTCTGTGATcgaataaaatatcactaatCAACAAAGTAATTACTAAACTAAAGGTAACATTCGTGTTTAAGCGG from Pararge aegeria chromosome 4, ilParAegt1.1, whole genome shotgun sequence encodes the following:
- the LOC120637777 gene encoding opsin-1-like, with the translated sequence MAITSMDPGPGVAALQAWGGQAAAFGSNETVVDKVLPDMLHLIDPHWYQFPPMNPLWHGLLGFFMGCLGFVSVTGNGMVVYIFTTTKSLKTPSNILVINLAFSDFLMMACMSPPMVINCYNETWVFGPFACQLYACAGSLFGCVSIWTMTMIAFDRYNVIVKGIAAKPMTINGALLRVFGIWVFSLAWTIAPLFGWGRYVPEGNMTACGTDYFDKSWQNRSYILLYSIACYYAPLLLIIYSYFFIVQAVAAHEKAMREQAKKMNVTSLRSGTDQANTSAECKLAKVALMTISLWFLAWTPYLVINYAGIFETMTISPLVTIWGSVFAKANAVYNPIVYGISHPKYRAALYARFPALACQAASEGDNTSVASAATATEEKPSA
- the LOC120637778 gene encoding DNA replication complex GINS protein SLD5, which codes for MDTEDLDLSGEEEEITAETVLKTLQSAWQNERLAPEILPHRNDMVECMLGQIQHMERNINKLPKTDLRACIHKMELNRIKYIICNYLKTRISKIEKFCISIVNEEKQRIESGTNYLTPSEFWYAQEYLVNMENHLKNTVLNHVPGRMQTFEFNKMAIYPNMQSHIFLKANDTINGIVLEDLIGDQDEEIDLEEGSQHILQYKPIAELVKNGKVQLV